Proteins from a single region of Arctopsyche grandis isolate Sample6627 chromosome 1, ASM5162203v2, whole genome shotgun sequence:
- the LOC143911524 gene encoding uncharacterized protein LOC143911524 isoform X9 has product MMGRWQGTDEGTPPSEEDRRQGNCDSDQVIILNSKQGCYKLRDSRIIEIAGGREIYSQSRTKAIRKGRHAGINQRSIHQRGAKHRGDKDTYDSIYINETNLNHRRDSRDTVSPALLPSSFPVQHSPPTRDKKISTTIPIQPSPSPPPIESPPPLTPPDEVQGSKGSPIAVTAGGELVVFDDIGDSWQSLRLDLENSEPDIDNGIQRTVTVENSVDPIIPVHNNNGNTGKSSPMEDHSDETSDGSCSSEEHDGGLGNGVQENDVGNGARVARVIGGVPIAEYAESPRRYGPPRPGFPQRVLSGSSPSPPLAAPPCLAPSSMTFDYLYEFSETRKVLEEFFKCPKSNDIDHDTGTLDDINDFQDLDYELRRHQKRTDDDIILGDGDVGEPEDGDIEDGDERADSRNAGSWYVGQRLAKPRVPAHTMQDSPQTRHNHTNFLGLQQDCDPYEPEVNLVELSVGTGSSGSGSRERRGGGMGGTVQGTIGVPTQQPPHRFTLSPETTDCDSNCGDLDSEVSLMLMENEIGANNNCNSIRVVPCMPVLEDGLSSGHASDVDNNSRAPPPPAPAPSIVSAPPPLTHATESTEDQVSKPQIIVENGVKSDVPALSDVDLNNLDPLASRWSMAPPPPAPEAHRGGISVGMIGNEAPACAAALRDIRLALRRARALPPASVRAPEPTPPTLWLPRRRDTSRESVESTERKPASGDDDEADTDLETDRLLGQQRTDDQGFYDEKDKDSKKKGKNKEVLIEGVLFRARYLGSTQLVCEGQPTKATRMLQAEEAVSRIKDTNACVQATNQHLIHNTVSSAYDGVYGQCGTGAGEEMGNGEVSSAPPISHSSGPTGTVFRLAFLGSVEVDEEGSGRRRRKRLKKNMVEEAVTKIKAPEGESQPSTEVDLFISTEKIMVLNTDLKEIMMDHALRTISYIADIGDLVVLMARRRFVPHELDDPPKVNRTPKMICHVFESEEAQFIAQSIGQAFQVAYMEFLKANGIEDHSFVKEMDYQEVLNSQEIFGDELQMFAKKEMQKEVVVPKAKGEILGVVIVESGWGSMLPTVVIANLAPSGAAARCGQLNIGDQIIAINGVSLVGLPLSTCQTYIKNSKNQTVVKLTVVPCAPVVEVKIKRPDTKYQLGFSVQNGVICSLLRGGIAERGGVRVGHRIIEINNQSVVAVPHERIVNLLATSVGEILMKTMPTSMFRLLTGQENPVYI; this is encoded by the exons GGACTCCGCCCTCTGAGGAGGATCGCCGCCAGGGCAACTGCGATTCGGATCAGGTCATTATCCTCAATTCGAAGCAGGGCTGCTACAAGCTGAGGGACTCGAG gataattgaAATTGCCGGAGGTCGTGAGATTTACTCACAGAGTAGAACTAAAGCAATACGGAAAGGTCGACATGCTGGAATCAATCAACGCTCTATCCACCAAAGAGGAGCGAAGCATCGGGGCGACAAAGATACATATgatagtatttatataaatgag ACCAATTTGAATCATCGCAGAGATTCAAGAGATACTGTTTCTCCAGCCCTACTGCCATCCAGTTTTCCTGTACAGCACTCTCCCCCTACTcgtgataaaaaaatatctacaacTATTCCAATACAACCATCGCCGTCTCCACCTCCAATAGAATCTCCACCTCCTCTTACACCTCCAGATGAAGTGCAAGGGTCAAAAGGAAGCCCCATTGCCGTAACAGCTGGAGGAGAATTGGTTGTTTTCGATGACATCGGTGACAGTTGGCAAA GTTTAAGACTTGACTTAGAAAATAGTGAACCCGACATAGACAATGGCATTCAAAGAACAGTCACTGTCGAAAATAGCGTCGATCCAATAATTCCTGTACACAATAACAACGGAAATACGGGAAAATCGTCTCCGATGGAAGATCACAGCGATGAAACGAGCGACGGCAGTTGTAGTAGTGAGGAGCATGATGGTGGACTTGGCAACGGTGTTCAAGAGAATGATGTAGGAAATGGCGCTAGAGTTGCAAGAGTAATCGGAGGTGTACCGATAGCTGAATATGCTGAGTCACCTAGAAGATATGGCCCACCaagaccaggatttcctcaG CGAGTTTTATCTGGTAGTAGTCCATCACCGCCACTTGCAGCTCCACCATGTCTTGCACCATCATCTATGACTTTcgattatttatatgaattttctgAAACTAGGAAAGTCTTAGAAGAATTTTTTAAGTGTCCAAAATCTAATGATATAGACCATGATACTGGTACTCTTGACGATATAAATGATTTTCAG GATTTAGATTACGAACTTCGCCGTCACCAAAAGCGAActgatgatgatataattttgGGCGATGGTGATGTCGGTGAACCTGAAGATGGTGATATAGAAGATGGGGATGAGAGAGCAGACTCTCGAAATGCTGGAAGTTGGTATGTAGGGCAACGCCTTGCTAAACCACGTGTCCCCGCTCATACTATGCAAGATTCACCTCAAACTCGTCACAACCATACAAATTTTTTAGGCTTACAG CAAGATTGTGATCCATATGAACCAGAAGTTAATTTAGTAGAATTATCAGTTGGGACAGGATCGAGTGGTTCAGGTTCGAGAGAAAGACGAGGTGGTGGTATGGGTGGAACAGTGCAGGGAACCATTGGAGTACCCACTCAGCAACCACCTCATCGTTTCACTCTGTCACCTGAAACTACGGATTGCGATTCAAATTGTGGCGATCTCGATAGTGAAGTATCATTGATGCTTATGGAAAATGAAATAG GTGCTAATAATAACTGTAACTCAATACGTGTTGTGCCATGCATGCCCGTACTTGAAGATGGACTTAGCAGTGGTCATGCTTCTGATGTTGACAACAATTCGCGTGCACCTCCACCTCCAGCTCCAGCGCCTTCCATCGTATCAGCTCCTCCCCCATTGACCCATGCAACAGAATCTACAGAAGATCAG gtGTCGAAACCTCAAATTATCGTCGAAAATGGAGTAAAATCAGATGTGCCGGCTCTTTCAGACGTCGATTTAAATAACCTCGATCCACTTG ctAGTAGATGGTCTATGGCACCACCTCCCCCAGCACCAGAAGCTCATCGCGGAGGCATTAGTGTGGGAATGATAGGAAATGAAGCGCCGGCTTGTGCTGCTGCTCTTAGAGATATTCGCTTGGCATTGCGAAGAGCTCGTGCCCTTCCACCTGCATCAGTTCGTGCTCCTGAACCAACCCCACCCACTTTATGGCTACCGag AAGACGAGACACCTCGAGAGAAAGTGTTGAATCAACTGAACGTAAACCGGCAAGTGGCGATGacg ATGAGGCTGACACAGATTTGGAAACTGATAGGCTACTGGGCCAACAGAGAACTGATGATCAAGGTTTCTATGACGAAAAG GATAAAGACAGcaaaaagaaaggaaaaaataaagaag TGTTAATAGAAGGAGTGTTATTCAGAGCGCGATATCTTGGCTCAACACAACTTGTATGTGAAGGACAACCGACAAAAGCAACTCGCATGCTGCAGGCTGAAGAAGCAGTAAGTCGAATCAAG GATACAAACGCATGCGTTCAGGCAACCAATCAGCACCTGATACACAACACGGTGTCGTCTGCTTATGATGGGGTATATGGACAGTGCGGTACCGGCGCTGGTGAAGAAATGGGAAATGGAGAAGTGTCATCAGCTCCTCCAATCTCCCATTCGTCTGGTCCCACTGGAACCGTATTCCGTCTTGCTTTCTTGGGCTCTGTGGAGGTGGACGAGGAAGGCAGCGGCCGACGCCGCCGCAAGAGACTAAAAAAGAATATGGTCGAAGAGGCCGTCACCAAAATAAAG GCTCCCGAAGGTGAATCGCAACCTAGTACTGAAGTAGATTTGTTTATTTCGACTGAAAAGATTATGGTGCTCAATACGGACTTAAAAGAAATAATGATGGACCACGCATTGCGCACCATATCTTATATTGCCGATATCGGCGACTTGGTAGTTTTGATGGCGAGGAGGCGTTTCGTACCGCACGAACTAGATGATCCACCTAAAGTTAATCGAACTCCGAAGATGATCTGTCATGTGTTTGAAAGTGAAGAG GCCCAATTCATTGCTCAATCAATAGGACAAGCGTTTCAAGTGGCTTATATGGAATTTTTAAAAGCAAATGGAATCGAAGATCACAGTTTCGTTAAAGAAATGGATTATCAAGAAGTATTGAATAGTCAAGAAATATTCGGTGACGAATTGCAAATGTTTGCTAAGAAGGAAATGCAAAAAGAGGTCGTAGTACCGAAAGCTAAAGGAGAGATTTTAGGAGTCGTCATAGTAGAATCTGGATGGGGATCTATGTTACCGACTGTAGTCATTGCAAATCTAGCTCCATCTGGTGCCGCTGCTCGCTGTGGACAGCTTAACATAG GAGACCAAATAATAGCCATAAATGGAGTCAGTCTGGTTGGATTGCCCCTTTCGACTtgtcaaacatacataaaaaattcaaaaaatcaaaCTGTCGTTAAATTGACCGTGGTGCCTTGCGCTCCCGTGGTGGAGGTGAAGATTAAAAGGCCCGATACTAAATATCAACTTGGTTTCAGCGTACAAAATGGCGTG ATATGCAGTCTTCTTAGAGGTGGTATTGCCGAAAGAGGAGGCGTTCGGGTTGGTCATAGAATTATAGAAATTAACAATCAAAGTGTGGTTGCTGTACCACACGAGCGGATTGTCAACTTATTGGCAACTTCAGTCGGAGAG ATCTTGATGAAAACCATGCCGACATCAATGTTCCGCCTCCTAACGGGCCAAGAAAATCCAGTGTACATTTAA
- the LOC143911524 gene encoding uncharacterized protein LOC143911524 isoform X27: MMGRWQGTDEGTPPSEEDRRQGNCDSDQVIILNSKQGCYKLRDSRIIEIAGGREIYSQSRTKAIRKGRHAGINQRSIHQRGAKHRGDKDTYDSIYINETNLNHRRDSRDTVSPALLPSSFPVQHSPPTRDKKISTTIPIQPSPSPPPIESPPPLTPPDEVQGSKGSPIAVTAGGELVVFDDIGDSWQSLRLDLENSEPDIDNGIQRTVTVENSVDPIIPVHNNNGNTGKSSPMEDHSDETSDGSCSSEEHDGGLGNGVQENDVGNGARVARVIGGVPIAEYAESPRRYGPPRPGFPQRVLSGSSPSPPLAAPPCLAPSSMTFDYLYEFSETRKVLEEFFKCPKSNDIDHDTGTLDDINDFQDLDYELRRHQKRTDDDIILGDGDVGEPEDGDIEDGDERADSRNAGSWYVGQRLAKPRVPAHTMQDSPQTRHNHTNFLGLQQDCDPYEPEVNLVELSVGTGSSGSGSRERRGGGMGGTVQGTIGVPTQQPPHRFTLSPETTDCDSNCGDLDSEVSLMLMENEIGANNNCNSIRVVPCMPVLEDGLSSGHASDVDNNSRAPPPPAPAPSIVSAPPPLTHATESTEDQVSKPQIIVENGVKSDVPALSDVDLNNLDPLASRWSMAPPPPAPEAHRGGISVGMIGNEAPACAAALRDIRLALRRARALPPASVRAPEPTPPTLWLPRRRDTSRESVESTERKPASGDDDEADTDLETDRLLGQQRTDDQGFYDEKDKDSKKKGKNKEVLIEGVLFRARYLGSTQLVCEGQPTKATRMLQAEEAVSRIKAPEGESQPSTEVDLFISTEKIMVLNTDLKEIMMDHALRTISYIADIGDLVVLMARRRFVPHELDDPPKVNRTPKMICHVFESEEAQFIAQSIGQAFQVAYMEFLKANGIEDHSFVKEMDYQEVLNSQEIFGDELQMFAKKEMQKEVVVPKAKGEILGVVIVESGWGSMLPTVVIANLAPSGAAARCGQLNIGDQIIAINGVSLVGLPLSTCQTYIKNSKNQTVVKLTVVPCAPVVEVKIKRPDTKYQLGFSVQNGVICSLLRGGIAERGGVRVGHRIIEINNQSVVAVPHERIVNLLATSVGEILMKTMPTSMFRLLTGQENPVYI; this comes from the exons GGACTCCGCCCTCTGAGGAGGATCGCCGCCAGGGCAACTGCGATTCGGATCAGGTCATTATCCTCAATTCGAAGCAGGGCTGCTACAAGCTGAGGGACTCGAG gataattgaAATTGCCGGAGGTCGTGAGATTTACTCACAGAGTAGAACTAAAGCAATACGGAAAGGTCGACATGCTGGAATCAATCAACGCTCTATCCACCAAAGAGGAGCGAAGCATCGGGGCGACAAAGATACATATgatagtatttatataaatgag ACCAATTTGAATCATCGCAGAGATTCAAGAGATACTGTTTCTCCAGCCCTACTGCCATCCAGTTTTCCTGTACAGCACTCTCCCCCTACTcgtgataaaaaaatatctacaacTATTCCAATACAACCATCGCCGTCTCCACCTCCAATAGAATCTCCACCTCCTCTTACACCTCCAGATGAAGTGCAAGGGTCAAAAGGAAGCCCCATTGCCGTAACAGCTGGAGGAGAATTGGTTGTTTTCGATGACATCGGTGACAGTTGGCAAA GTTTAAGACTTGACTTAGAAAATAGTGAACCCGACATAGACAATGGCATTCAAAGAACAGTCACTGTCGAAAATAGCGTCGATCCAATAATTCCTGTACACAATAACAACGGAAATACGGGAAAATCGTCTCCGATGGAAGATCACAGCGATGAAACGAGCGACGGCAGTTGTAGTAGTGAGGAGCATGATGGTGGACTTGGCAACGGTGTTCAAGAGAATGATGTAGGAAATGGCGCTAGAGTTGCAAGAGTAATCGGAGGTGTACCGATAGCTGAATATGCTGAGTCACCTAGAAGATATGGCCCACCaagaccaggatttcctcaG CGAGTTTTATCTGGTAGTAGTCCATCACCGCCACTTGCAGCTCCACCATGTCTTGCACCATCATCTATGACTTTcgattatttatatgaattttctgAAACTAGGAAAGTCTTAGAAGAATTTTTTAAGTGTCCAAAATCTAATGATATAGACCATGATACTGGTACTCTTGACGATATAAATGATTTTCAG GATTTAGATTACGAACTTCGCCGTCACCAAAAGCGAActgatgatgatataattttgGGCGATGGTGATGTCGGTGAACCTGAAGATGGTGATATAGAAGATGGGGATGAGAGAGCAGACTCTCGAAATGCTGGAAGTTGGTATGTAGGGCAACGCCTTGCTAAACCACGTGTCCCCGCTCATACTATGCAAGATTCACCTCAAACTCGTCACAACCATACAAATTTTTTAGGCTTACAG CAAGATTGTGATCCATATGAACCAGAAGTTAATTTAGTAGAATTATCAGTTGGGACAGGATCGAGTGGTTCAGGTTCGAGAGAAAGACGAGGTGGTGGTATGGGTGGAACAGTGCAGGGAACCATTGGAGTACCCACTCAGCAACCACCTCATCGTTTCACTCTGTCACCTGAAACTACGGATTGCGATTCAAATTGTGGCGATCTCGATAGTGAAGTATCATTGATGCTTATGGAAAATGAAATAG GTGCTAATAATAACTGTAACTCAATACGTGTTGTGCCATGCATGCCCGTACTTGAAGATGGACTTAGCAGTGGTCATGCTTCTGATGTTGACAACAATTCGCGTGCACCTCCACCTCCAGCTCCAGCGCCTTCCATCGTATCAGCTCCTCCCCCATTGACCCATGCAACAGAATCTACAGAAGATCAG gtGTCGAAACCTCAAATTATCGTCGAAAATGGAGTAAAATCAGATGTGCCGGCTCTTTCAGACGTCGATTTAAATAACCTCGATCCACTTG ctAGTAGATGGTCTATGGCACCACCTCCCCCAGCACCAGAAGCTCATCGCGGAGGCATTAGTGTGGGAATGATAGGAAATGAAGCGCCGGCTTGTGCTGCTGCTCTTAGAGATATTCGCTTGGCATTGCGAAGAGCTCGTGCCCTTCCACCTGCATCAGTTCGTGCTCCTGAACCAACCCCACCCACTTTATGGCTACCGag AAGACGAGACACCTCGAGAGAAAGTGTTGAATCAACTGAACGTAAACCGGCAAGTGGCGATGacg ATGAGGCTGACACAGATTTGGAAACTGATAGGCTACTGGGCCAACAGAGAACTGATGATCAAGGTTTCTATGACGAAAAG GATAAAGACAGcaaaaagaaaggaaaaaataaagaag TGTTAATAGAAGGAGTGTTATTCAGAGCGCGATATCTTGGCTCAACACAACTTGTATGTGAAGGACAACCGACAAAAGCAACTCGCATGCTGCAGGCTGAAGAAGCAGTAAGTCGAATCAAG GCTCCCGAAGGTGAATCGCAACCTAGTACTGAAGTAGATTTGTTTATTTCGACTGAAAAGATTATGGTGCTCAATACGGACTTAAAAGAAATAATGATGGACCACGCATTGCGCACCATATCTTATATTGCCGATATCGGCGACTTGGTAGTTTTGATGGCGAGGAGGCGTTTCGTACCGCACGAACTAGATGATCCACCTAAAGTTAATCGAACTCCGAAGATGATCTGTCATGTGTTTGAAAGTGAAGAG GCCCAATTCATTGCTCAATCAATAGGACAAGCGTTTCAAGTGGCTTATATGGAATTTTTAAAAGCAAATGGAATCGAAGATCACAGTTTCGTTAAAGAAATGGATTATCAAGAAGTATTGAATAGTCAAGAAATATTCGGTGACGAATTGCAAATGTTTGCTAAGAAGGAAATGCAAAAAGAGGTCGTAGTACCGAAAGCTAAAGGAGAGATTTTAGGAGTCGTCATAGTAGAATCTGGATGGGGATCTATGTTACCGACTGTAGTCATTGCAAATCTAGCTCCATCTGGTGCCGCTGCTCGCTGTGGACAGCTTAACATAG GAGACCAAATAATAGCCATAAATGGAGTCAGTCTGGTTGGATTGCCCCTTTCGACTtgtcaaacatacataaaaaattcaaaaaatcaaaCTGTCGTTAAATTGACCGTGGTGCCTTGCGCTCCCGTGGTGGAGGTGAAGATTAAAAGGCCCGATACTAAATATCAACTTGGTTTCAGCGTACAAAATGGCGTG ATATGCAGTCTTCTTAGAGGTGGTATTGCCGAAAGAGGAGGCGTTCGGGTTGGTCATAGAATTATAGAAATTAACAATCAAAGTGTGGTTGCTGTACCACACGAGCGGATTGTCAACTTATTGGCAACTTCAGTCGGAGAG ATCTTGATGAAAACCATGCCGACATCAATGTTCCGCCTCCTAACGGGCCAAGAAAATCCAGTGTACATTTAA
- the LOC143911524 gene encoding uncharacterized protein LOC143911524 isoform X13, with protein MMGRWQGTDEGTPPSEEDRRQGNCDSDQVIILNSKQGCYKLRDSRIIEIAGGREIYSQSRTKAIRKGRHAGINQRSIHQRGAKHRGDKDTYDSIYINETNLNHRRDSRDTVSPALLPSSFPVQHSPPTRDKKISTTIPIQPSPSPPPIESPPPLTPPDEVQGSKGSPIAVTAGGELVVFDDIGDSWQSLRLDLENSEPDIDNGIQRTVTVENSVDPIIPVHNNNGNTGKSSPMEDHSDETSDGSCSSEEHDGGLGNGVQENDVGNGARVARVIGGVPIAEYAESPRRYGPPRPGFPQRVLSGSSPSPPLAAPPCLAPSSMTFDYLYEFSETRKVLEEFFKCPKSNDIDHDTGTLDDINDFQDLDYELRRHQKRTDDDIILGDGDVGEPEDGDIEDGDERADSRNAGSWYVGQRLAKPRVPAHTMQDSPQTRHNHTNFLGLQQDCDPYEPEVNLVELSVGTGSSGSGSRERRGGGMGGTVQGTIGVPTQQPPHRFTLSPETTDCDSNCGDLDSEVSLMLMENEIGANNNCNSIRVVPCMPVLEDGLSSGHASDVDNNSRAPPPPAPAPSIVSAPPPLTHATESTEDQVSKPQIIVENGVKSDVPALSDVDLNNLDPLDFILASRWSMAPPPPAPEAHRGGISVGMIGNEAPACAAALRDIRLALRRARALPPASVRAPEPTPPTLWLPRRRDTSRESVESTERKPASGDDDEADTDLETDRLLGQQRTDDQGFYDEKGWRKGKSQTMSAANTAPSHPPTPPAPPPAPASPPSTPSPGERPEITDTPATDIKHKKDKDSKKKGKNKEVLIEGVLFRARYLGSTQLVCEGQPTKATRMLQAEEAVSRIKAPEGESQPSTEVDLFISTEKIMVLNTDLKEIMMDHALRTISYIADIGDLVVLMARRRFVPHELDDPPKVNRTPKMICHVFESEEAQFIAQSIGQAFQVAYMEFLKANGIEDHSFVKEMDYQEVLNSQEIFGDELQMFAKKEMQKEVVVPKAKGEILGVVIVESGWGSMLPTVVIANLAPSGAAARCGQLNIGDQIIAINGVSLVGLPLSTCQTYIKNSKNQTVVKLTVVPCAPVVEVKIKRPDTKYQLGFSVQNGVICSLLRGGIAERGGVRVGHRIIEINNQSVVAVPHERIVNLLATSVGEILMKTMPTSMFRLLTGQENPVYI; from the exons GGACTCCGCCCTCTGAGGAGGATCGCCGCCAGGGCAACTGCGATTCGGATCAGGTCATTATCCTCAATTCGAAGCAGGGCTGCTACAAGCTGAGGGACTCGAG gataattgaAATTGCCGGAGGTCGTGAGATTTACTCACAGAGTAGAACTAAAGCAATACGGAAAGGTCGACATGCTGGAATCAATCAACGCTCTATCCACCAAAGAGGAGCGAAGCATCGGGGCGACAAAGATACATATgatagtatttatataaatgag ACCAATTTGAATCATCGCAGAGATTCAAGAGATACTGTTTCTCCAGCCCTACTGCCATCCAGTTTTCCTGTACAGCACTCTCCCCCTACTcgtgataaaaaaatatctacaacTATTCCAATACAACCATCGCCGTCTCCACCTCCAATAGAATCTCCACCTCCTCTTACACCTCCAGATGAAGTGCAAGGGTCAAAAGGAAGCCCCATTGCCGTAACAGCTGGAGGAGAATTGGTTGTTTTCGATGACATCGGTGACAGTTGGCAAA GTTTAAGACTTGACTTAGAAAATAGTGAACCCGACATAGACAATGGCATTCAAAGAACAGTCACTGTCGAAAATAGCGTCGATCCAATAATTCCTGTACACAATAACAACGGAAATACGGGAAAATCGTCTCCGATGGAAGATCACAGCGATGAAACGAGCGACGGCAGTTGTAGTAGTGAGGAGCATGATGGTGGACTTGGCAACGGTGTTCAAGAGAATGATGTAGGAAATGGCGCTAGAGTTGCAAGAGTAATCGGAGGTGTACCGATAGCTGAATATGCTGAGTCACCTAGAAGATATGGCCCACCaagaccaggatttcctcaG CGAGTTTTATCTGGTAGTAGTCCATCACCGCCACTTGCAGCTCCACCATGTCTTGCACCATCATCTATGACTTTcgattatttatatgaattttctgAAACTAGGAAAGTCTTAGAAGAATTTTTTAAGTGTCCAAAATCTAATGATATAGACCATGATACTGGTACTCTTGACGATATAAATGATTTTCAG GATTTAGATTACGAACTTCGCCGTCACCAAAAGCGAActgatgatgatataattttgGGCGATGGTGATGTCGGTGAACCTGAAGATGGTGATATAGAAGATGGGGATGAGAGAGCAGACTCTCGAAATGCTGGAAGTTGGTATGTAGGGCAACGCCTTGCTAAACCACGTGTCCCCGCTCATACTATGCAAGATTCACCTCAAACTCGTCACAACCATACAAATTTTTTAGGCTTACAG CAAGATTGTGATCCATATGAACCAGAAGTTAATTTAGTAGAATTATCAGTTGGGACAGGATCGAGTGGTTCAGGTTCGAGAGAAAGACGAGGTGGTGGTATGGGTGGAACAGTGCAGGGAACCATTGGAGTACCCACTCAGCAACCACCTCATCGTTTCACTCTGTCACCTGAAACTACGGATTGCGATTCAAATTGTGGCGATCTCGATAGTGAAGTATCATTGATGCTTATGGAAAATGAAATAG GTGCTAATAATAACTGTAACTCAATACGTGTTGTGCCATGCATGCCCGTACTTGAAGATGGACTTAGCAGTGGTCATGCTTCTGATGTTGACAACAATTCGCGTGCACCTCCACCTCCAGCTCCAGCGCCTTCCATCGTATCAGCTCCTCCCCCATTGACCCATGCAACAGAATCTACAGAAGATCAG gtGTCGAAACCTCAAATTATCGTCGAAAATGGAGTAAAATCAGATGTGCCGGCTCTTTCAGACGTCGATTTAAATAACCTCGATCCACTTG attttattttagctAGTAGATGGTCTATGGCACCACCTCCCCCAGCACCAGAAGCTCATCGCGGAGGCATTAGTGTGGGAATGATAGGAAATGAAGCGCCGGCTTGTGCTGCTGCTCTTAGAGATATTCGCTTGGCATTGCGAAGAGCTCGTGCCCTTCCACCTGCATCAGTTCGTGCTCCTGAACCAACCCCACCCACTTTATGGCTACCGag AAGACGAGACACCTCGAGAGAAAGTGTTGAATCAACTGAACGTAAACCGGCAAGTGGCGATGacg ATGAGGCTGACACAGATTTGGAAACTGATAGGCTACTGGGCCAACAGAGAACTGATGATCAAGGTTTCTATGACGAAAAG GGGTGGAGGAAGGGCAAGTCGCAAACGATGTCAGCGGCAAATACAGCCCCCTCTCACCCCCCAACCCCGCCTGCACCCCCTCCTGCCCCAGCCTCACCCCCTTCCACTCCCTCGCCTGGGGAGCGGCCAGAGATCACCGACACACCCGCCACCGATATCAAACATAAGAAG GATAAAGACAGcaaaaagaaaggaaaaaataaagaag TGTTAATAGAAGGAGTGTTATTCAGAGCGCGATATCTTGGCTCAACACAACTTGTATGTGAAGGACAACCGACAAAAGCAACTCGCATGCTGCAGGCTGAAGAAGCAGTAAGTCGAATCAAG GCTCCCGAAGGTGAATCGCAACCTAGTACTGAAGTAGATTTGTTTATTTCGACTGAAAAGATTATGGTGCTCAATACGGACTTAAAAGAAATAATGATGGACCACGCATTGCGCACCATATCTTATATTGCCGATATCGGCGACTTGGTAGTTTTGATGGCGAGGAGGCGTTTCGTACCGCACGAACTAGATGATCCACCTAAAGTTAATCGAACTCCGAAGATGATCTGTCATGTGTTTGAAAGTGAAGAG GCCCAATTCATTGCTCAATCAATAGGACAAGCGTTTCAAGTGGCTTATATGGAATTTTTAAAAGCAAATGGAATCGAAGATCACAGTTTCGTTAAAGAAATGGATTATCAAGAAGTATTGAATAGTCAAGAAATATTCGGTGACGAATTGCAAATGTTTGCTAAGAAGGAAATGCAAAAAGAGGTCGTAGTACCGAAAGCTAAAGGAGAGATTTTAGGAGTCGTCATAGTAGAATCTGGATGGGGATCTATGTTACCGACTGTAGTCATTGCAAATCTAGCTCCATCTGGTGCCGCTGCTCGCTGTGGACAGCTTAACATAG GAGACCAAATAATAGCCATAAATGGAGTCAGTCTGGTTGGATTGCCCCTTTCGACTtgtcaaacatacataaaaaattcaaaaaatcaaaCTGTCGTTAAATTGACCGTGGTGCCTTGCGCTCCCGTGGTGGAGGTGAAGATTAAAAGGCCCGATACTAAATATCAACTTGGTTTCAGCGTACAAAATGGCGTG ATATGCAGTCTTCTTAGAGGTGGTATTGCCGAAAGAGGAGGCGTTCGGGTTGGTCATAGAATTATAGAAATTAACAATCAAAGTGTGGTTGCTGTACCACACGAGCGGATTGTCAACTTATTGGCAACTTCAGTCGGAGAG ATCTTGATGAAAACCATGCCGACATCAATGTTCCGCCTCCTAACGGGCCAAGAAAATCCAGTGTACATTTAA